Part of the Cloacibacterium caeni genome is shown below.
ACCAATTCGCCCATCTGTTTGTTGCGCAGATAATTGATGATTTTTTTACCATAAACCAGTGCAATAAGCAATGACAAAAGCACAGCAAAAGCCGCTCTGAAAGAGATGTATTTCAGTAAGTTTAATCCAGGAATGTGAATTCCGTGATTGGTAAGATATTCGTATAGATAGTATAGCATTTGTTTAATTTTAATGTTTACAAGTCAAAGGCTTGGATAAATATTTGACCTCTATATTTACATATTGTATCAGCATTAATATTTGGCTTTTCATATTTTTCCCATTTTAACCCAATGTTATCATATAATTTTATTATTTCTTTTTTGTAAGCCGTATCTTTATTTTTTATGTACTTTTCACAAAGACAGTTTGCAACATCTACTTTAGCATTATTTTCCGAAAAATCTAAATATCCTGGTTTTGGTTTTTCAAATAATCCTTTGTAATAAACACCTTCACAATCTAAAACATTTAACTTTCTTTCAAACTTGTTTGTAAATAGATACAACATCAAAACTCCTACAAAAACGATTGAAATGACAGCGAATAATATTTTAAATATTTTTTTCATCATCAAATTACTTCGACATCAATTTATATAACTCTACAATCGTCTCTTTGTCATCAAAATGGTGTCTCACTCCATTGATTTCCTGATACGTTTCGTGGCCTTTTCCTGCAACGAGAACAATATCTTTTGGTTCGGCAAATTTTATTGCCATTTTTATTGCTTCTCTTCTGTCTGGAATAGAAGTGTATTTGCTAAAATTCTGCGGTTCTACACCTGCTTCAATTTCTTTGATAATCTCTTGAGGATTTTCAGTTCTCGGATTGTCTGTGGTAATAATGGCCAAAGTAGATTTTCTAGTTGCAATTTTTCCCATTTCTGGTCTCTTTGCATGGTCTCTGTCTCCACCACAACCGAAAACAGTTATTAATCTTTCGTTTTTGGTTCTAATTTCGTTGATGGAATCTAAAACATTTTCCAAAGCATCTGGAGTGTGAGCATAATCTACGATGAAGAAAATTCCGCCATCAGATTTTATGGTTTCAAATCTGCCATTCACTCTTTTTAAAGTAGAAATCGCTTGTAAAACTTCTTCTTCATTAAATCCTAATTCTACTGCAATTGCAAAAGCTAAAAGCAAATTATAAACATTGAATTTGCCCGTTAAAGTCGTCCAGAATTCTTTTCCGTTGAAATTCAGAAGCATTCCGTTGAAATCAACTTCTAAAATTTTTCCGTGATAATCTGCCAAAGTTTTCAAAGCGTAATTTTTCTTTTTCGCTTTGGTATTTTGTAGCATTACATCGCCATTTTTATCATCAGCATTGGTAATCGCTACTGCTGTTTCTGGTAATTCGTCGAAGAATCTCTTTTTGGTTTTCAGATATTCATCAAACGTTTTATGATAATCAAGGTGATCATGAGTAAGATTGGTAAAACCAGCCACAGCAAAGTGTAAACCTTCAATTCTGTCTTGATGAATTCCGTGAGAAGAAACTTCCATAAAAGCATATTCGCAACCGTTTTCTACAGCTTTTGCCAACATTTGATTCAATCGGATTACATCTGGAGTGGTGTGAGTTGAAGGAATAATTTCATCGCCAATTCTGTATTCTACGGTAGAAATCAGCGCACTTTGATAGCCTAAATTTTTGAAAATGTCAAAAAGTAGAGTAGAAGCGGTGGTTTTTCCGTTGGTTCCTGTAATGCCGATTAATTTCAGATTTTCAGAAGGATTTCCATAAAAATTAGCAGCGAGCTTGCCTAAAGTTTTAGATGAATTTTTAACTTGAATATAGTTAATTCCATCGATTAATTTTTCTGGTAAAACTTCGCAAACAATGGTTTTCGCTCCCTTTTCGATTGCCGAAGAAATATAAGAATGTCCGTCTGAAACAGTTCCTTTTATAGCAACATAGAGCGAGCCTTCGGTAACTTTTCTGCTATCGAATACAATTTCTGACACTTCGACTTCGCTCAGTGCAAGAATTCCGCTAGTTTCTAAAACGGGAATTTTATGTAATAATTCTGATAAAATCATTTTAATTCTGTAATTCCAAATAAATTCTTTGGTTTTTATTAATGACAGTTCCAGCCATCGGGAACTGATTTTTTATTTTTCCAACACCTTTATAATCAACTCGATAACCTTGGTTTTCTAATTGTGGAATAATGTTTTTGCCTATTAAACCTTTTAGATTTGGTAGAACTCCGTTTTTCACGTTTACCTTTACATTGGGTTCTAGCATTTTATTAAGGTTCACCTTTTTATCTACTAAAAGCTCCTTTTCTATATTTAGTGGTGTTTTAAGGAAGACTTTTCCTGCAATTTCTTTAAAAACTGGCGCCGAAACTACTGAACCATAATATCCTTTTGATGTTTTTGGTTGATTTACCATTACTATACAAGTG
Proteins encoded:
- a CDS encoding UDP-N-acetylmuramoyl-L-alanyl-D-glutamate--2,6-diaminopimelate ligase: MILSELLHKIPVLETSGILALSEVEVSEIVFDSRKVTEGSLYVAIKGTVSDGHSYISSAIEKGAKTIVCEVLPEKLIDGINYIQVKNSSKTLGKLAANFYGNPSENLKLIGITGTNGKTTASTLLFDIFKNLGYQSALISTVEYRIGDEIIPSTHTTPDVIRLNQMLAKAVENGCEYAFMEVSSHGIHQDRIEGLHFAVAGFTNLTHDHLDYHKTFDEYLKTKKRFFDELPETAVAITNADDKNGDVMLQNTKAKKKNYALKTLADYHGKILEVDFNGMLLNFNGKEFWTTLTGKFNVYNLLLAFAIAVELGFNEEEVLQAISTLKRVNGRFETIKSDGGIFFIVDYAHTPDALENVLDSINEIRTKNERLITVFGCGGDRDHAKRPEMGKIATRKSTLAIITTDNPRTENPQEIIKEIEAGVEPQNFSKYTSIPDRREAIKMAIKFAEPKDIVLVAGKGHETYQEINGVRHHFDDKETIVELYKLMSK